In Streptomyces sp. TS71-3, the following proteins share a genomic window:
- the ggt gene encoding gamma-glutamyltransferase yields the protein MRRPVARNLSILTALAAAFAVGAAAPPPSSAPPSSPAASAATAKQPVAVGYGGAVSSVDADATAAGIEILRKGGNAVDAAVATAAALGVTEPYSAGIGGGGYFVYYDARTHRVQTIDGRETAPRTADKGLFLEDGKPLPFADAVTSGLSIGTPGTAATWQTALDRWGTRNLGSVLKPGERLARDGFTVDQTFRTQTEGNEDRFKDFPATAGLFLPGGQLPAVGSTLKNPDLARTYEELGRKGTGLLYDGDLGRDIVRAVNKPPVDPASDRVVRSGDLSVRDLADYRAKVQAPTETGYRGLDVYSIAPSSSGGTTVGEALNILEDTDLSKLSETQYLHHYIEASRIAFADRGRWVGDPAVEDVPTKQLLSQRFADSRACLIKDDAVLTSPLAPGDPRHPADCANGGKAAPTGYEGQNTTHLTVADKWGNVVSYTLTIEQTGGSAIAVPGRGFLLNNELTDFDFAPANPAVPDPNLPGPGKRPRSSISPTIVLDRHHRPVVALGSPGGATIVTTVLQTLIGFLDRGLPLDDAIAAPRASQRNAATTELEPGLWNSPERAALEALGHKFTQNPEIGAATGVQRLADGRWLAAAEPTRRGGGAAAVVLPAP from the coding sequence ATGCGTCGCCCGGTTGCACGGAATCTTTCGATCCTGACTGCTCTGGCTGCTGCCTTTGCCGTCGGGGCCGCCGCGCCACCACCGTCCTCAGCACCTCCGTCGAGCCCCGCGGCGTCCGCGGCAACGGCCAAGCAACCGGTCGCCGTCGGCTACGGCGGCGCGGTCTCCAGCGTGGACGCGGACGCCACCGCGGCCGGCATCGAGATCCTGCGCAAGGGCGGCAACGCGGTCGACGCCGCGGTCGCGACCGCCGCCGCCCTCGGCGTCACCGAGCCCTACTCGGCCGGCATCGGCGGGGGCGGCTACTTCGTGTACTACGACGCGCGCACCCACCGCGTGCAGACCATCGACGGCCGGGAGACCGCGCCGCGCACCGCCGACAAGGGACTCTTCCTGGAGGACGGCAAGCCGCTGCCGTTCGCCGACGCGGTCACCAGCGGCCTGAGCATCGGCACTCCGGGCACCGCCGCGACCTGGCAGACGGCGCTCGACCGGTGGGGCACCAGGAACCTGGGCAGCGTGCTGAAGCCGGGCGAGCGCCTCGCCAGGGACGGCTTCACCGTCGACCAGACCTTCCGCACCCAGACCGAGGGCAACGAGGACCGCTTCAAGGACTTCCCCGCCACCGCGGGGCTCTTCCTGCCCGGCGGCCAACTCCCCGCGGTCGGCAGCACCCTCAAGAACCCCGACCTCGCCCGCACCTACGAGGAGCTGGGCCGCAAGGGCACCGGCCTCCTCTACGACGGCGACCTGGGCAGGGACATCGTCCGGGCGGTGAACAAGCCGCCGGTCGACCCGGCCTCCGACCGGGTGGTGCGCTCCGGCGACCTGTCCGTGCGTGACCTCGCGGACTACCGCGCCAAGGTGCAGGCACCCACCGAGACCGGCTACCGGGGACTCGACGTCTACTCGATCGCGCCCTCGTCCTCGGGCGGCACCACCGTCGGCGAAGCGCTCAACATCCTTGAGGACACCGACCTCTCCAAGCTGTCCGAGACGCAGTACCTGCACCACTACATCGAGGCCAGCCGGATCGCGTTCGCGGACCGCGGGCGCTGGGTGGGCGACCCCGCCGTCGAGGACGTACCCACCAAGCAACTGCTCTCGCAGCGGTTCGCCGACTCGCGCGCCTGCCTCATCAAGGACGACGCGGTGCTCACCAGCCCCCTGGCGCCCGGTGACCCGCGCCACCCGGCGGACTGCGCGAACGGGGGCAAGGCCGCCCCGACCGGCTACGAGGGACAGAACACCACCCACCTGACGGTGGCCGACAAGTGGGGCAACGTCGTCTCCTACACGCTGACGATAGAGCAGACCGGCGGCAGTGCCATCGCGGTGCCCGGCCGGGGGTTCCTGCTCAACAACGAGCTGACCGACTTCGACTTCGCCCCGGCGAACCCCGCGGTGCCCGACCCCAACCTGCCCGGCCCCGGCAAGCGCCCGCGCTCGTCGATCTCCCCGACCATCGTGCTCGACCGGCACCACCGGCCCGTGGTCGCGCTCGGCTCGCCGGGCGGCGCCACCATCGTCACGACCGTGCTGCAAACCCTGATCGGGTTCCTCGACCGGGGCCTGCCGCTGGACGACGCGATCGCCGCGCCGCGGGCCAGCCAGCGCAACGCCGCCACCACCGAGTTGGAGCCCGGTCTGTGGAACAGCCCGGAGCGGGCGGCGCTGGAGGCGCTCGGGCACAAGTTCACCCAGAATCCGGAGATAGGTGCCGCTACGGGGGTGCAGCGGCTGGCAGACGGGCGGTGGCTTGCCGCCGCCGAACCGACTCGCCGGGGCGGCGGGGCTGCGGCGGTGGTCTTGCCGGCACCCTGA
- the hydA gene encoding dihydropyrimidinase: MTRTLIRGGLVVTAAEETHADVLIDEGRVVALAASGTDVAEGWRAERTLDATGKYVIPGGVDAHTHMEMPFGGTYASDTFETGTRAAAWGGTTTIVDFAVQSRGHSLREGLDTWHAKADGKCAIDYGFHMILADVNESSLKEMDLLVGEGISSFKLFTAYPGVFFSDDGQILRAMQRAAGNGGLIMTHAENGLAIDVLVEQALARGETDPRFHGEVRKALLEAEATHRVIKLAQVAGAPVYVVHVSAQEAVAELARARDEGLPVFGETCPQYLFLSTDNLAEPDFEGAKYVCSTPLRPREHQAALWRGLRTNDLQVVSTDHCPFCFTGQKDLGRGDFSKIPNGMPGVENRMDLLHQAVVDGHISRRRWIEIACAAPARMFGLYGRKGTIAPGADADVVIYDPVAEQVMSAETHHMNVDYSAYEGKRVTGRVETVISRGELVIDQREFKGRAGHGVFLPRGVTQYLG, encoded by the coding sequence ATGACCCGTACCCTGATCCGCGGCGGGCTGGTCGTCACCGCCGCCGAAGAGACCCACGCGGACGTACTCATAGACGAAGGCCGCGTCGTCGCGCTCGCCGCGAGCGGCACGGACGTCGCCGAGGGCTGGCGTGCCGAGCGCACCCTGGACGCCACCGGCAAGTACGTCATCCCGGGCGGCGTCGACGCCCACACCCACATGGAGATGCCCTTCGGGGGCACCTACGCGTCCGACACCTTCGAGACCGGCACCCGCGCCGCGGCCTGGGGCGGCACCACGACCATCGTCGACTTCGCGGTGCAGAGCCGGGGGCACTCCCTGCGCGAGGGACTTGACACGTGGCACGCGAAGGCGGACGGCAAGTGCGCCATCGACTACGGCTTCCACATGATCCTGGCGGACGTCAACGAGTCGTCCCTGAAAGAGATGGATCTCCTGGTCGGAGAAGGTATTTCATCATTCAAATTGTTTACCGCCTATCCTGGGGTCTTCTTCAGTGACGACGGCCAGATCCTCCGCGCGATGCAGCGTGCCGCGGGCAACGGCGGGCTGATCATGACGCACGCGGAGAACGGGCTCGCCATCGACGTCCTGGTGGAGCAGGCCCTCGCCCGTGGTGAGACGGATCCGCGCTTCCACGGTGAGGTGCGCAAGGCGCTGCTGGAGGCGGAGGCGACGCACCGGGTGATCAAGCTGGCGCAGGTGGCGGGGGCGCCGGTGTACGTGGTGCACGTCTCGGCGCAGGAGGCGGTGGCGGAGCTGGCGAGGGCGCGTGACGAGGGTCTGCCGGTGTTCGGGGAGACCTGCCCGCAGTACCTCTTCCTGTCCACGGACAACCTCGCGGAGCCCGACTTCGAGGGGGCGAAGTACGTGTGCTCGACGCCGCTCAGGCCGCGGGAGCACCAGGCGGCGCTGTGGCGGGGGCTGCGCACGAACGATCTCCAGGTCGTCTCCACCGACCACTGCCCGTTCTGCTTCACCGGCCAGAAGGATCTGGGCCGGGGCGACTTCTCCAAGATCCCGAACGGGATGCCGGGCGTGGAGAACCGCATGGACCTCCTCCACCAGGCCGTCGTCGACGGGCACATCAGCCGCCGCCGCTGGATCGAGATCGCCTGCGCGGCCCCTGCGCGGATGTTCGGCCTGTACGGCAGGAAGGGCACGATCGCGCCGGGCGCGGACGCTGATGTGGTCATCTACGACCCGGTGGCCGAGCAGGTGATGTCCGCGGAGACCCATCACATGAACGTCGACTACTCGGCCTACGAGGGCAAGCGGGTCACCGGCCGCGTCGAGACGGTCATCTCCCGCGGGGAACTCGTCATCGACCAGCGGGAGTTCAAGGGCCGTGCGGGACACGGTGTTTTCCTCCCGCGTGGGGTCACCCAGTACCTCGGCTAG
- a CDS encoding DUF6278 family protein, protein MNIPFLGKWRLGRPTNGGEGLAAAFENDPDAVTGLFSECELLRSQAAAAGLELDDSAASLDALDQLLPRWRDDPELAPWLGNDAGLYLGTVIVRHVPGAAWHVWPAGQAVVRLPSGREIHVVEEGLDWAVSGSPELYRIYAEASED, encoded by the coding sequence ATGAACATCCCTTTCCTGGGCAAGTGGCGCTTGGGTCGGCCCACGAACGGGGGCGAAGGGCTCGCGGCCGCGTTCGAGAACGATCCCGATGCGGTGACCGGCCTGTTCTCCGAGTGCGAGCTGCTCCGCTCGCAGGCGGCCGCGGCGGGTCTGGAGCTCGACGACTCCGCCGCCTCCCTTGACGCGCTCGACCAGCTGCTGCCGCGCTGGCGGGACGACCCCGAGCTGGCGCCCTGGCTCGGCAACGACGCGGGGCTGTATCTCGGCACCGTCATCGTCCGCCACGTCCCCGGCGCCGCCTGGCACGTGTGGCCCGCCGGGCAGGCCGTGGTCAGGCTGCCCTCCGGACGGGAGATCCACGTGGTGGAGGAGGGGCTCGACTGGGCGGTCAGCGGCAGCCCGGAGCTCTACCGGATCTACGCGGAGGCGTCGGAGGACTGA
- a CDS encoding aspartate aminotransferase family protein produces the protein MNELHRRHRAVIPDWVALYYADPLEITHGEGRHVWDAEGRRYLDFFGGILTTMTAHALPEVTKAVSEQAGRIVHSSTLYLNRPMVELAEKVAELSGIPDARVFFTTSGTEANDTALLLATGYRRSNQILAMRNSYHGRSFGAVGITGNRGWSPTSLSPLQTLYVHGGVRSRGPYAHLSDAAFTAACVADLEDVLGQTRGGVAALIAEPVQGVGGFTAPPDGLFAAFREVLDRHGILWITDEVQTGWGRTGDHFWGWQAHAASGPPDILTFAKGIGNGMSIGGVVARAEIMNCLDSNSISTFGGSPVTMAAGLANLGYLLDHDLQANAKRIGEQLITRLRTGLADLPGVREVRGRGLMVGIELVRPGTDAADPDAASAALEAAREGGLLIGKGGGHNTSVLRIAPPLSLTEAEAEEGAEILVRALRDG, from the coding sequence ATGAACGAGCTGCATCGACGACACAGGGCGGTCATCCCGGACTGGGTCGCCCTCTACTACGCGGACCCGCTGGAGATCACCCACGGCGAGGGCCGGCACGTCTGGGACGCCGAGGGCAGGCGGTACCTGGACTTCTTCGGCGGCATCCTCACCACCATGACGGCGCACGCCCTGCCCGAGGTCACCAAGGCCGTCAGCGAGCAGGCCGGCCGGATCGTCCACTCCTCCACGCTCTACCTCAACCGGCCGATGGTCGAGCTGGCCGAGAAGGTGGCCGAGCTGTCCGGCATCCCGGACGCCCGGGTGTTCTTCACCACCTCGGGCACCGAGGCGAACGACACGGCGCTGCTGCTCGCCACCGGGTACCGGCGCTCCAACCAGATCCTGGCGATGCGCAACAGCTACCACGGCCGCTCCTTCGGCGCGGTCGGCATCACCGGCAACCGCGGCTGGTCCCCGACCAGCCTCTCCCCGCTCCAGACCCTCTACGTGCACGGTGGAGTGCGCAGCAGGGGCCCCTACGCCCACCTGTCCGACGCCGCCTTCACCGCGGCCTGCGTCGCCGACCTGGAGGACGTGCTCGGGCAGACCCGCGGGGGAGTGGCCGCCCTGATCGCCGAGCCCGTCCAGGGCGTCGGCGGCTTCACCGCCCCGCCGGACGGCCTCTTCGCCGCCTTCCGCGAGGTGCTCGACCGGCACGGCATCCTGTGGATCACCGACGAGGTGCAGACCGGCTGGGGCCGCACCGGCGACCACTTCTGGGGCTGGCAGGCGCACGCCGCCTCGGGCCCTCCGGACATCCTCACCTTCGCCAAGGGCATCGGCAACGGCATGTCCATCGGCGGCGTGGTGGCGCGCGCCGAGATCATGAACTGCCTCGACTCCAACTCCATCTCCACCTTCGGCGGCTCCCCCGTCACCATGGCCGCCGGCCTCGCCAACCTCGGCTACCTGCTCGACCACGACCTCCAGGCCAACGCCAAACGGATCGGCGAGCAGCTCATCACGCGCCTCCGCACCGGCCTCGCCGACCTGCCCGGGGTACGCGAGGTGCGCGGGCGCGGGCTGATGGTGGGCATCGAACTGGTGCGGCCCGGCACGGACGCCGCCGACCCGGACGCCGCGTCCGCTGCCCTCGAAGCGGCCCGCGAGGGCGGCCTGCTGATCGGCAAGGGCGGCGGGCACAACACCAGCGTGCTGCGCATCGCCCCGCCGCTGTCGCTGACGGAGGCGGAGGCGGAGGAGGGCGCGGAGATCCTGGTGCGCGCCCTCCGCGACGGCTGA
- a CDS encoding nitrilase-related carbon-nitrogen hydrolase yields the protein MATVVRAALVQATWTGDTESMIAKHEEHAREAARQGARIIGFQEVFNAPYFCQVQEPEHYRWAEPVPDGPTVRRMQALARETGMVIVAPVFEIEQSGFYYNTAAVIDADGSVLGIYRKHHIPQVKGFWEKYYFKPGNTGWPVFDTAVGKVGVNICYDRHFPEGWRALGLAGAQLVYNPSATSRGLSAYLWQLEQPAAAVANEYFIAAINRVGQEEYGDNDFYGTSYFVDPRGQFVGDVADDKSEELLVRDLDFGLIDEVRQQWAFYRDRRPDAYEGLVRP from the coding sequence ATGGCCACTGTCGTACGTGCCGCCCTGGTCCAGGCGACCTGGACGGGCGACACCGAATCCATGATCGCCAAACACGAGGAACACGCCCGCGAGGCGGCGCGCCAGGGTGCGCGGATCATCGGCTTCCAGGAGGTCTTCAACGCCCCGTACTTCTGCCAGGTGCAGGAGCCGGAGCACTACCGCTGGGCCGAGCCCGTGCCGGACGGGCCGACCGTCCGCCGCATGCAGGCGCTGGCCCGCGAGACCGGCATGGTGATCGTCGCCCCGGTCTTCGAGATCGAGCAGTCCGGTTTCTACTACAACACCGCGGCCGTGATCGACGCCGACGGCAGCGTCCTCGGCATCTACCGCAAGCACCACATCCCGCAGGTCAAGGGCTTCTGGGAGAAGTACTACTTCAAGCCGGGCAACACCGGCTGGCCCGTGTTCGACACGGCCGTCGGCAAGGTGGGCGTCAACATCTGCTACGACCGCCACTTCCCCGAGGGCTGGCGGGCCCTCGGCCTGGCAGGCGCCCAGCTCGTCTACAACCCGTCCGCCACCTCCCGCGGCCTGTCCGCCTACCTGTGGCAGCTCGAACAGCCCGCCGCGGCCGTGGCCAACGAGTACTTCATCGCCGCCATCAACCGCGTCGGCCAGGAGGAGTACGGCGACAACGACTTCTACGGCACGAGCTACTTCGTCGACCCCCGGGGCCAGTTCGTGGGCGACGTCGCCGACGACAAGAGCGAGGAACTCCTCGTCCGCGATCTCGACTTCGGGCTGATCGACGAGGTACGCCAGCAGTGGGCGTTCTACCGCGACCGGCGCCCCGACGCCTACGAAGGGCTGGTACGGCCATGA
- a CDS encoding cation diffusion facilitator family transporter, translated as MSDTPHHEPHSHDHPHDHDQGTGDGGDGRPARKAAHSHGGAASRGHTHDEAPTAADPGHSHDHGDGGHDHDHDHAHGSGWWSNLRHQVSHFVTPHSHEAMDKVDSALETSREGLRTLWISLGILGLTTVIQAVIVTISGSVALLGDTIHNAADTLTAVPLGIAFLLGRKAATRRYTYGYGRAEDLAGIAIVLTIAASSALAAYEAVDRLLNPRDVTHLWAVAIAAVVGFIGNEWVARYRIRTGRKIGSAALVADGLHARTDGFTSLAVLLGAGGVAIGWRWADPVIGLLITAAILMVLKDAAREVYRRLMDSVDPKLIDSAETALRNVDGVQDISQVRMRWIGHALRAETDIIVDPHLTIEAAHSIAAEAEHALIHAVPRLTAATVHTDPGLASGRSDPHAALRHHLH; from the coding sequence GTGAGCGACACGCCCCACCACGAGCCGCACAGCCACGACCACCCCCACGATCACGACCAGGGCACGGGCGACGGCGGCGACGGCCGGCCCGCGCGCAAGGCCGCGCACAGCCACGGCGGAGCCGCCTCCCGCGGCCACACCCACGACGAGGCCCCCACCGCCGCGGACCCCGGCCACAGCCACGATCACGGCGACGGCGGGCACGACCACGATCATGACCACGCGCACGGGTCGGGGTGGTGGTCGAATCTGCGGCACCAGGTCTCGCACTTCGTCACCCCGCACAGCCACGAGGCGATGGACAAGGTCGACTCCGCGCTGGAGACCTCACGCGAGGGCCTGCGGACCCTGTGGATCTCGCTGGGCATCCTCGGCCTGACCACCGTGATCCAGGCGGTCATCGTCACGATCTCCGGTTCCGTGGCGCTGCTGGGCGACACCATCCACAACGCCGCCGACACGCTGACCGCCGTACCGCTGGGCATCGCGTTCCTGCTCGGCCGCAAAGCCGCCACCCGCCGCTACACCTACGGCTACGGCCGCGCCGAAGACCTCGCCGGCATCGCCATCGTGCTCACCATCGCCGCCTCCTCCGCGCTGGCCGCCTACGAAGCCGTCGACCGCCTCTTGAACCCCCGCGACGTCACCCACCTGTGGGCCGTCGCCATCGCCGCCGTCGTCGGGTTCATCGGCAACGAATGGGTCGCCCGCTACCGCATCCGCACCGGCCGCAAGATCGGCTCCGCCGCCCTGGTCGCCGACGGCCTGCACGCCCGCACAGACGGCTTCACGTCCCTCGCGGTCCTCCTCGGCGCCGGCGGCGTCGCCATCGGCTGGCGCTGGGCCGACCCCGTCATCGGCCTGCTCATCACCGCCGCCATCCTGATGGTCCTCAAGGACGCTGCCCGGGAGGTGTACCGGCGCCTGATGGACTCCGTCGACCCCAAGCTGATCGACAGCGCCGAGACCGCGCTGCGCAACGTCGACGGCGTCCAGGACATCAGTCAGGTCCGCATGCGCTGGATCGGCCACGCCCTGCGCGCCGAGACCGACATCATCGTCGACCCCCACCTGACCATCGAGGCCGCCCACTCCATCGCCGCCGAAGCAGAACACGCCCTCATCCACGCGGTCCCCCGCCTGACCGCCGCCACCGTCCACACCGACCCCGGGCTCGCATCGGGCAGGTCCGACCCTCACGCGGCACTCAGACACCACCTCCACTGA
- the map gene encoding type I methionyl aminopeptidase, whose product MVELKTAASIDAMREAGRVVAQALTAVRESAAVGVSLLELDTIAHDVLRAAGATSPFLGYRPSFAPTAYPAVLCTSVNDAIVHGIPTDYRLRDGDLLSADFGAELDGWVGDSAVSMIVGSPRPADERLIRTAERALEAGIAAAVVGNRIGDISHAVGTVCRAAGYGVPHGFGGHGVGRRMHEDPDVPNEGRPGRGFPLREGMVLAIEPMLIASGRDGYHPAPDGWTLVTDDGSRAAHAEHTVAITEAGPRILTAL is encoded by the coding sequence ATGGTGGAACTGAAGACAGCCGCGTCCATCGACGCGATGCGCGAGGCCGGCCGGGTCGTCGCCCAGGCCCTGACGGCGGTACGGGAGTCGGCGGCGGTGGGCGTCTCCCTGTTGGAGCTCGACACGATCGCGCACGACGTGCTGCGCGCCGCGGGCGCCACGTCCCCCTTCCTGGGCTACCGCCCGAGCTTCGCGCCCACGGCGTACCCGGCGGTCCTGTGCACGTCCGTCAACGACGCGATCGTGCACGGCATCCCGACGGACTACCGGCTGCGCGACGGCGACCTGCTCTCGGCGGACTTCGGCGCGGAGTTGGACGGCTGGGTCGGCGACTCGGCGGTGAGCATGATCGTGGGCAGCCCGCGCCCCGCGGACGAGCGGCTCATCCGGACGGCCGAGCGCGCCCTGGAGGCGGGCATCGCGGCGGCGGTGGTGGGCAACCGCATCGGCGACATCTCGCACGCCGTCGGCACGGTCTGCCGCGCCGCCGGCTACGGCGTGCCGCACGGCTTCGGCGGCCACGGCGTCGGCCGCCGGATGCACGAGGACCCGGACGTCCCGAACGAGGGCAGGCCCGGCCGCGGCTTCCCGCTCCGCGAGGGCATGGTCCTGGCGATAGAGCCCATGCTGATCGCGAGCGGCCGCGACGGCTACCACCCCGCCCCGGACGGCTGGACCCTCGTCACGGACGACGGTTCCCGAGCGGCCCACGCGGAGCACACGGTGGCCATCACGGAGGCGGGCCCGCGCATCCTGACGGCGCTGTAA
- a CDS encoding helix-turn-helix domain-containing protein — protein MVRTPLTPEERERGERLGRLLRAARGERSMVEVAARAGISAETLRKIETGRAPTPAFFTIAALTAVLGLSMDELAARCALVPEPLSLPLPVRMAG, from the coding sequence ATGGTGCGAACCCCCCTGACCCCCGAGGAGCGCGAGCGCGGCGAGCGTCTCGGCCGGCTGCTGCGTGCCGCACGCGGTGAGCGCAGCATGGTGGAGGTCGCCGCCCGTGCGGGGATCTCCGCGGAGACCCTGCGCAAGATCGAGACCGGCCGCGCCCCCACGCCCGCCTTCTTCACCATCGCCGCCCTCACCGCGGTGCTCGGGCTGTCGATGGACGAGCTGGCGGCCCGCTGCGCCCTGGTGCCTGAGCCACTTTCCCTGCCCTTGCCCGTGCGCATGGCCGGATAG